The Topomyia yanbarensis strain Yona2022 unplaced genomic scaffold, ASM3024719v1 HiC_scaffold_281, whole genome shotgun sequence genome includes the window aattcaataattcaataattcaataattcaataattcaataattcaataattcaataattcaataattcaataattcaataattcaataattcaataattcaataattcaataattcaataattcaataattcaataattcaataattcaataattcaataattcaataattcaataattcaataattcaataattcaataattcaataattcaataattcaataattcaataattcaataattcaataattcaataattcaataattcaataattcaataattcaataattcaataattcaataattcaataattcaataattcaataattcaataattcaataattcaataattcaataattcaataattcaataattcaataattcaataattcaataattcaataattcaataattcaataattcaataattcaataattcaataattcaataattcaatgattcaataattcaataattcaataattcaagaaatcaataattcaataattcaataattcgatAATTCCATAATGCATTAATTcagtaattcaataattcaataattcaataattcaataattcaataattcaataattctataattcaataattcaataattcaataattcaataattcaataattcaataattcaataattcaataattcaataattcaataattcaataattcaataattcaataattcaataattcaataattcaataactcaataattcaataattcaataattcaataattcaataattcaataattcaataattcaataattcaataattcaataattcaataattcaataattcaataattcaataattcaataattcaataattcaataattcaataattcaataattcaataattcaataattcaataattcaataattcaataattcaataattcaataattcaataattcaataattcaataattcaataattcaataattcaataattcaataattcaataattcaataattcaataattcaataattcaataattcaataattcaataattcaataattcaataattcaataattcaataattcaataattcaataattcaataattcaataattcaataattcaataattcaataattcaataattcaataattcaatacttcaataattcaataattcaataattcaataattcaataattcaataattcaataattcaataattcaataattcaataattcaataattcaagaaatcaataattcaataattcaataattcgatAATTCAGTCGAGTTCGTGATACGGAGAGAGGCACACGCGGTTTTTATCTGCCAAGTTCATTCGGTTTATTCGTATCGTTCCAAAGCGTAAAACCAGCGGAAAAACTCACACGTGTTAGAATTCGTTAAACTACGGAAAAGTGCGTTGAAGGATATAGTGAATTCTGTGAAATTGAAggtgaaattaaaaatttattttgtgcATACAACGTGGTAGTCGCAATTTAAAAACCGCACCGAAGTTGGTGCGTCACGAAGAACAAAGAACAATAGGCAAGTAGTGGTATTCGTTCACAAGTGAAAGGCAAACAATACATAACCTAATAACGTAATTGCGGAATAGCCATGCCGCCACATGGCGGCAGTGGCGGAGTCCCTGCACTAGGCGGGAGTGGTTTCCCTGCGTTAGGGCAGATACCTCAACGACAAGATGGACGCTTTCTCGTCATTAGGCGCACGGATGAAGGACAATCGTTGGAGAAAGTCTCACCTTTCCTGATCGACAAAGTCATCAGAAACTGCTGTGGTGACGTATCCAATGTCAAAAGAATCCGAGATGGGCAAATATTAGTGCAAACGAAGACGGAAAAACAAGCGAACAGCCTCAAACAACTGAAGAATATGACCAGCGAAATAAACGTAGAAGTTACCGAACACGTGTCTCTAAATACCTGCAGAGTTGTGATAACTTGTCAAGACCTTTTTTATGTGGAAGATGGTGAAATTCTGGAAGAGATGCGAGATCAAACTGTCACGAAAGTGGATCGAATCATGAGAAAACAAGATGGAAAGCTAGTCAAAACCGCAACATTTATACTGACTATCGGATCAGCAAAGATGCCCTCAGAAGTGAAAGTTGGGTTCCGCAAAGTAGCAGCACGTCCATACTACCCACGCCCGTTAAGATGCTTCCAGTGTCTTCAATTTGGGCATCTCGGTAAACACTGTAAACAGGAAAGAATTTGCGCAAACTGCAGCGAAAAACACCACGCAGACAAATGTGACCGACCTTCAAAATGCGCAAACTGTGAACAAGCCCATTCAACTATAAGTGTCAATTGTCCCGTCTGGATAAAGGAAAACGAAGTCATACGAGTAAAAATTGATCGTGGATTGACACACTGGGAAGCTAAGAAAATTGTGGATCAGACGACAGGACAAAATGCAAGCTACGCAGAGAGAGTCGGGATCAACGTACGAACTTGCAACTGCAAATGCTCGTGTGGTATACCGAGCTCCCGCCCAATTCAGATAGTAGATCAGAAACCAACGCAAACAAATAATCCAACTCAAACTTCAAAAGAAGACACTATCATCAGACCAAGCACCAGTAAACAGCAACGCTCACCAACTCACGAGACCAACGATACCGGCATAAAAAACCCAAATTCACCCACCCCACAACCAAAACGAATTAAGAAAAGCAACGAAATTTACATCAGTAGTGACGAAAAATCCAACAATGTACGACCAAAAAGAAAACCAGGAAGACCTAAAAAAAAGCAGCCGCCAGAAGCAACAACTTGCGCATCGGAAGCCGAGAGAGAAAGTGACATGGAGATTTGAGCCCAAAAATGTTAAAGCTAATCAAAATGACTAACACAACGAAATCATCTACACGTCGAATGTCAGATAACCAACCATCCATCATCTCTTGGAACATCCAAGGACTACGTACAGGAAGACCAGAGCTCCAACTACTCATAGCAGAAAGGCAACCCCTAATCATCTGCCTCCAGGAAACAATGTGCACATCTCCAAATGAGTGCAACATCAAGGGATTCCAGACAATACACCGACCTAGAAAAAACGGAAAGAGAGCAGCAGGTGGCGTAATCACGGCCATCAAAGCGGACATCGAATATAAACTAATTGCTATCAACAGTGAGCTGGAAGCTATTGCTGTCAAGGTAGGTCCCCCACTAAACATAACCATACTTAATATATATTTGCCACCCGGAAAACCTCTtaagaattgtgaaattacaTCGATCTTAGATCAATTACCCAAACCAATATTAGTCTGTGGGGATATTAATGCGCACCTTACCCTTTGGGGATCAAACACCACCAGTGCACGCGGTAAAGTGATTGAAGCGATAATGGAGGAGCATGATCTTGCGGTATTAAACAATGGTGATTCCACATACATACAGCACTCGAACGGAACAGAATCGTGTATCGACGTAGCACTCTGCTCAGCCGAAATTGCCGGACAATTCGACTTTGAAGTTGCTCAGGATGCCCACGGGAGTGACCACTTGCCTCTAATCGTCACAGTTCCAGAACTAACGCGTAGTAGGACCACCCGGCCCAGATGGAAGATTGAAGAAGCGGATTGGACCATGTATCAAAGCATCGTTCAATTCCATCACGTGGAAAATGCGGAAAGACAGATCGAACTGATAACATCGGAAATAATAAAAGCAGCAGAAGCGTCCATCCCCCTTTCAAGCGGCGTAGTTAGGAAAACAACAGTTCCCTGGTGGAACGATGAAGTAGCAGCGGCTGTCAAGACTCGTCGGAAAGCCCTTCGAAGACTGAGATCGAAAAACGCTAAACACTCCAATCGAAGCAAACTTGCAGAGGAATTTCGAGCAGCACGACTGGCCGCCAGAGAAGCAATCACCAAATCACAGAAAGCATCATGGAAGGAGTTCGTTAACAGCTTCACAGTGACCACACCATTGAAAGAAATGTGGACCAATTTTCGGAAAATTCAAGGGAAAACCACCAGCACCCGAATAAATGGTATCAAGACGGAAGGAGTACTAGCTACGGAAGACAAACAAATCGTTGAGTCTTTGGCAGAACATTTTCAATCTGTTTCCAGCAACAATCGGTACCCACTTTCTTTCCAACAGTACAAACGCCAGACGGAGAGCACTCCACTATTGATACCAGAGCAAATAGAAACTAGTTATGACCAGCTGTTCTCAGCATACGAACTGGAAGAAGCCATGGAAGGGCTGAAAGGATCTTCCCCGGGGCATGATAACGTCCATTACAGCATGATAGCAATGCTTCCACACGACTGTAAAGCTAAACTGCTTGATACCTACAACCGTCTATGGGTCGAATCAATTTTCCCTGAATGCTGGACCAAGTCAATAGTGGTGCCTATCTACAAAAACAAAGGAGAGAGATCAAACCCAGGAAGCTACAGGCCAATATACCTTAACAGTTGCCTGAACAAGGTATTTGAACGAATGGTTAATAACCGTCTGGTCCACATTCTGGAATCAAGAAATTTGATTCACGACCATCAATATGCCTTTCGTAAAGGCAGGACTACCGTCGACCACCTTGCAGAACTGGATACAGCAATTCGCGAAGCATGGAGTAGCAACAAATATGTTCAAGCTGTATTTTTAGACATACAAAAAGCCTACGATACTACGTGGAGGAGAAGCATACTGAACAAACTCAGTGACTGGAGCATTGGTGGTCGATTGTTGAAGTACCTACAACAGTCGCTCAAAAGAAGGACttttcaagtaattgcaaatgGGCAGATATCGGGAAACAAAACCATGGAAACAGGCTTGTGTCAAGGCTCAGTGCTCAGCGTAACGCTGTTCTTGGTTGCAGTGAACACGATCGCCGATTTCCTCCCAGAGGGCGTCAAAATTCTACTGTACGCAGACGACGTTGTCATTTTAGCATCTGGGTATACTGCAATGGAAGTTGAATGTCTTTTGGAAAAGGCGTTGAAGGGTATACACGATTGGCAGGAGCAAACTGGTTTTTCTATTTCAGCGGAAAAAAGCGCCACCGTAGTGTTCAAAAACCCGAAAAAACGCATCGCAATTGCAAACAATAACCTAACACTGAATAACCAAATCATACCTCGAAAGAAGAGCCAAAGATGCCTCGGAATAATCTTGGATCAGTGCTTACGATTCAAAGAATACTCAGAAGAATTAAAAGCCTCATGCCAGCAAAGAATTAATGTGATCAGATGTGTAGCGAAAACAAACTGGGGCGGTGATAGGAAAACTCTAACAAAACTATATCGAGCAACCGTTTTAGAAAAGCTACTCTACGCAGCGCCTGTTCTATCGGCAATGAACTCACAAACTTTGAAGATGCTGGCAACAGTCCACAATTCAGGACTTAGGATAATATGCGGAGCTTTTCACACCAGCCCAATTGAAAGCCTGCAAGCAGAAACAGGTATTCCAGGGATCAAACAGTTATTTGAACAGAAAACATCAATCTATGCAGCAAAGAAATCAGCAAATAGAGACATAACCGAGCAGCAAAAATCCAGCCCACCAAGAAGCCCATCAAGCAGCACAGCAAACAGCTCATCATCAGAGTACGAAATCAGCTCAGGGGAATTGTGGAACCAAAAATCAGTCGTCGAACTCACCACGGTCTCACAAAGAGGTGAGCAAATCATACATCAATTGAAAATAGACCTCCCTATACTCCTAGCTTTCTCGCAGCCCAAAACGGCACCATGGGAAAGAACAAAAATACCAGTGGACAAAACATTTCTCTTCTACGTGCAAAGTGGAGCTACGGCGGAGGAAATACGTCGACAATTTGCAAGCAGAAAGGCTACACGTTACCGAATATACCAAGCTATATACACCGATGGGTCGAAGCGCGGCTCGCGTTCAGGTTTCAGTGTGATCAGTGGCGAAACGGTAATCCGCAAACGAATCAGTGATATGGGTAGCATCTATGCTGCCGAATGCTTAGCTATAATAGAGGCTCTTTCTTGGGTGGCAAACCAACCAAGTGTGGGGGCCTATCTAATATGTACCGATTCTTTGAGTGCGGTAACAGCGATAgaaaagtttaaaattaaaagcaGGTGGCGAGATGAAGTCGCGAAGCTTTACAGAGAAGCTACAAGAAATGGAACAGCAATACAAATATGTTGGGTGCCAGGACACCAAGGCATCCCCGGCAATGAGAGAGCTGACCAAGAAGCTAAACGCGCATTAGAAATCCAAGGCAATGAATTAGACATGATTGAATTCGATGATCTTAAGACGGCTATTAAGAAACGAATGCTATGGAAGTGGCAGGAATCGTGGACAGCTACTAGAAACACCAATTTACGTGAAGTAAAATCTTCTGTCCTACCTTACACAGAAGCAATAACAGGAAACAGAAAGGATGACGTAATATTGACTAGGCTTCGCATAGGACATACCAAATTGACACATCGGCACCTACTACAACGAGAAGAATCACCAAGATGTCCATGGTGCAACGATAGATTGACCGTAAAACATATAATTGTCAACTGCCCCGGACTGGAAGACGAAAGAGACAAGACTGAAGTACCATCAAATTTACGTGAAGCTTTAGCAGATGATAAAAATAGGGCCCAAAAGATGttgaaatttctcaagaatattaa containing:
- the LOC131695095 gene encoding uncharacterized protein LOC131695095, whose amino-acid sequence is MPPHGGSGGVPALGGSGFPALGQIPQRQDGRFLVIRRTDEGQSLEKVSPFLIDKVIRNCCGDVSNVKRIRDGQILVQTKTEKQANSLKQLKNMTSEINVEVTEHVSLNTCRVVITCQDLFYVEDGEILEEMRDQTVTKVDRIMRKQDGKLVKTATFILTIGSAKMPSEVKVGFRKVAARPYYPRPLRCFQCLQFGHLGKHCKQERICANCSEKHHADKCDRPSKCANCEQAHSTISVNCPVWIKENEVIRVKIDRGLTHWEAKKIVDQTTGQNASYAERVGINVRTCNCKCSCGIPSSRPIQIVDQKPTQTNNPTQTSKEDTIIRPSTSKQQRSPTHETNDTGIKNPNSPTPQPKRIKKSNEIYISSDEKSNNVRPKRKPGRPKKKQPPEATTCASEAERESDMEI